The Hevea brasiliensis isolate MT/VB/25A 57/8 chromosome 1, ASM3005281v1, whole genome shotgun sequence genome has a window encoding:
- the LOC110644146 gene encoding glutamyl-tRNA(Gln) amidotransferase subunit C, chloroplastic/mitochondrial, whose translation MGSIALLLLKVPSPPRHHSFFNNRKLSSVSELLTHYNSFKTRKCSTKATHGSSLQPPDVCRLAETARISITPNEVEEFTPKIRQVIDWFGQLQAVDLNSVEPAIRAETKGENLRDDIPQAYGNREAAVAAIPSYEEPYIKVPKVLNKE comes from the exons ATGGGAAGCATAGCTCTGTTACTGCTCAAAGTACCATCACCACCAAGGCATCACTCATTTTTCAACAACAGAAAATTGAGCTCTGTTTCAGAGCTGCTCACTCATTACAATAGTTTTAAGACTCGAAAATGCTCAACAAAAGCAACACATGGGTCCTCTCTTCAACCCCCAGATGTGTGTCGTTTGGCTGAAACTGCTCGAATTTCAATCACCCCAAATGAG GTTGAAGAATTCACCCCCAAAATTCGACAAGTGATTGACTG GTTTGGACAACTTCAAGCAGTTGATCTTAATAGTGTTGAGCCTGCAATCAGAGCAG AGACAAAAGGTGAGAACTTGCGTGATGATATTCCTCAAGCATATGGGAATAG GGAAGCTGCGGTTGCTGCTATTCCAAGCTATGAAGAGCCTTATATCAAAGTTCCCAAAGTTTTGAACAAGGAATAA